The Penaeus vannamei isolate JL-2024 unplaced genomic scaffold, ASM4276789v1 unanchor4935, whole genome shotgun sequence genome contains the following window.
tatatatatatatattaatatatatacatatctatatatatattcatagatacatatatatacaaatatatatatatatatatatatatatatatatatatatatatatatatatatatatatatatatatatatatacatatgtatatatattcatatatatatatatatattcatatatatatatacatatatatacatattcatatatatatatatatatatattcatatatatatatatatatatatatatatttatatatatatatatatatatatatatatatatatatttatatatatatatatatatatatatttatatatatatatatatatatatatatatatatatatatatatatatatatatatatatatatatatatatatgaatatatatatatatatatatatgaatgaatatatatatgaatatatatataaatatgaatatatatatatatgaataaatatatatatgaatatatatatatatgtatatatatatatatatatatatgaatatgtatatatatgtatatatatataaatatatatatataaatataaatatacatatatatatatatatatatatatatttatttatatattcatatatatatatatatatatatatatatatatatatatacacatatgtatatatatatatgtatatatatattcatatatatatatatatatatatatctatatatatatatatatatgtatatatatatatatatatatatatatatatatataagtatatatattcctatatatatatatatattcctatatatatatatatatatatatatatatatatatatatatatatatatatatatataaatatatatatatatatttgtatatatatatatatatatatatatatatatatatatatatatatatatatacacacatatatatacatatatatattatatgaatatccatatatttatatatatatttatatatatatttatgagatatatatatttatatatatatttatgagatatatatatttatatatatatatatatatatatatatatatatgcatatatatatatatatatatatatatatatatatatatatatgaatatatatatttatatatatatatatgcatatatatatatatatatatatatatatatatatatatatatatatatatatcaatgaatatatatatatatatatatatatatatatatatatatatatatatgaatatatatgtatatttaaatatatttctatatgaatatatatatatattcatgtatatttatatatatttatatgtatatttctatatgaatatatatatatatatatatatatatatatatatatatatatatatatatatatatatatatacatatatttatatacatttccatataaatatatatatatatatatatatatatatatatatgaatatatatatatttataaatatatatatatttataaatgaatatataaatttatatatgaatatatatatatttatatatgaatatatatatatatatatatatatatatatatatttataaattaatatatatatatatatttataaattaatatatatatatatatatatatatatatatatatatatatatgaatataatttatatattatatatatctataaatatatatatatatttatatctatatctatctatctatgagatTTTTACTGAAAAATCAAATTTAATGATCTGTTGCATGACATTATATTCATAACCCTATTTTTGATAACTTTTCTCCATTCATACAACCCTAAATCTACTACACAGTGCCTAAAACTTTAATTTGGTTGAGAAATACCTTCTCCTTTTAACTTTCATATACTTAGCAGTAACTGATCAATTGGTTTATCTAACTTTTAAAAGCAAAATGTCATTACAGTTTTTATGCAAGCTTTAAgtagaaataattttaaaataggACTTGCAATGCTCCCTGCAGTGCCAAGTCAAAAAATTTTCTACCTGCCAAAATACAAAATGTTCCTTCACAATCGTCTTAACTGCTGGGTTGGACCAGACATCCCGGTTGAGGACTTGACAAGGGAATTCACTTGAGTTCTGTATGTTCACCATCAACCACCGTTTGCTTGAAACTCCTGAATCTCTTGcctgatgaagaaggaaggattaGGCATGCAGATAAACAAAACATAAGGTTTGATATTGTTGACTATAATATTTAGACATGAAATTGTATCTTTTGATTCATTTTGATTTATTCCTAGTATCATGTAAATGCAGCATTATTAAAATGTATTTCAATCCATTCATTTGTGGACATAATCTTAAATTTGGAACATAAATGTAAGGTCAAAAGCAAATTTGAGACAGTCTCACCCTTCATCAAATGCCAAATGATGTCACAGAAAAAATGCACATACCCCTCCCATCCTTTGTGTTTGTTCATGTTGAATGTATCATCTAAATTCtttaaatggtgatgatgatgatatggacaGAGTAGATATCCAAATgcaaagagtaagagtgaggtgggtaagaataataacgatcTTTGAGataatcttctctttctccttaactAAAGGATGATAATTCAAAGAAACTTCATATACAGAAAATAAGCATTTTTAGCACCAGTATCAATTAAGCTTTTTCCATTTGTTTAATAATTTGTATTTGACAATTTTGTATTTGGTGAGCTTTATTGGTACCAATTACTTTTCACATACAGGGTTTTactaagaaagatagaaaagaaaagaaaagaaaagaaaaacatttacctctacacaaaaagaaaattcaaatgaACTTACAGCCTGAAATGTTCCACCATACATAAGGTCATAGGGAGGTCTGAAGAGTTCTTCTaaggttttcattttcttctttttacgtcCTGCAAAACCCCCACTGCTTGTCGATGCTCcagcacttccttctcctccatcttcattagCACTGGCCAACAGCTCTGCTTCTTGACGTTCTAATAACACGATTTTTAAAAAGACGTTTATAGAATACAAGTTCCTTCTATGTAAAATTTATGTAATGGCAAATGTATACCCATCCATATTAAAATAACTGTCTTTGTGATACCATAGTTTAACAACTAgcttaaatacaaaaaataagccAATAATCACTCACTGGTTTCAGCTTCAAAATCTCGAAACTTATCAAAAACTGATCTTGCTATTCTTCGTCGGCCTCTGAAGCTGTAGGCAATCTCATCTGGTCCTTCTACTAATATTTCTTGCTTTTGAGGAATGGGAGCTCTAACCTCATCTTCACCCTATATTGACAAAAATTGTgaatattcatatcatcattgtcattagtagtacAGGCCACACCTCATTAGTGAAAAAAGCTTATGACTAAGCCATATATTGCAGAGTAGCATGCTTTCCAAACCATTGTACAGTACATTGTACAAAACATCTAAAATGCATATACTGTAATGTAATAAAGCATCTTCAAACATTACAATTTTGTATTGGTAGATGTTAACAATGTGAGGCAGTAGTGGTGGCCACAGCTGGCCAAGAAGCAGTCACACAAACTAAAGACTGCTGAATTCAAATCACTGTTCTAAACCATCAAAGCTGCCACAACAGTGAATGTCAGTTTAGTCAGTCTAATCttcttatcatatttactatcacttattactgtcattgtcattatctaaaAAATAAAGCACTTCAAAAGGACattttgaataaacaaatataatatataactagtTTCTTTATCCCCtttatattacatgtataaaAAAATTGAACATGACTAAGTGGTGACTAAAGGAATACCTACATCTATGACTGGCACTGCTCCACTGGCACTAGCACCAGTACTGGCACTAGAGGATTCTGTGGCACCATGGACCCCTTCCATATGCATGTTGACTGCCATCTCCAAGTTGTTTCCACATGCTTCCAAGAGACTTCCAGCAAGTGACTTGTTGGCTCCTTAAAAATATCAGAATTATAAATAGCAAATTGAAATGGGGCAATGCAAGGAGTAAACAAATTTCCTTTTAGATATTATCCtataaaatgtatgtaaatatacagacacacatacaaaagtaAAAAATTCACTGATATGCTGTTTTGTGACATATCAATTTTGaatcaaataaaaatctaaatCTTTAAATTCATCATGGGGTTACTGCTAACATTGAAACCAAAAATAATGctaacacacaatacacatcaaTCAGTTAAATCCCTCTAGCTTTAGACATCTTGTAATGTTATGAagtgaatatgatttttttttttttttttttttagcaaaagcaagaaacaaaagaagtACAAATGATCATGATGGCAGTCCTCTGACTATTTACCACTTATCAAAAAACACTTATGAATCTAATGTAAATTACCAGCCACAAAATTAAATGAAAGGTTAGAAGGCAAGAGGCAAAGTCTAGGTTCATCAAAGCAACCAGTAATACTAACTATAATGAATGCACTACATACATCCGCAAAACATCACAGGCTTGTAATACAGTGTTTATAGATGTTGGCAAAGTCATAAAATTGAGGGGACCCCACTGGGGGCATTGTAATCCAGTAATTACCATCAAGCTAAATGCCCATAATTAATGCTGTTTTTTACATTGATCTTAATGCTTATATATTCAACATTCTTAaacatcttttcatatatatatatatatatatatatatatatatatttttacatttgcactaaaataataaaacatcggTGCATGCTGAAGCTTACTTGCCTAACGCAAATCTACTGGGCATTTTGACAAAACTTGGTCTTTCAGCCCTTGTGAACTGAACTAAATGTGATGTTCCATGTTAACTCCTACAATCCAGATGATGTGCCATCCTGTCATAAAAAATTTGGATTGATGGGCAGGTAACATGAACATGCTGTCATGGGAAAATTTGACTTTGGGCCGGGATGACACAAACTTGCCTTCATGAGCATTTTGACTGAAGGACAGGTTGACAGGAAAGACTTGCCACAAGTGCACAAGcttcttggagggtgattaaactcatttggcatttatgaaggggcttttgcattatttccagtgataaatgagtgtggaatgttgTGTGTTTATGAGCCATCAGTGGAAGAacactggctccagggaggacactatttccatgctcaggatcctattcatGCCTGCCATTACTGGTGGTGaaagttgtattacagaaaattgaatattatggaaaacaaaaaaattacacaaatatttttttttaacttattgttattatcattgtattgagTTATAAACTACCAAGAGATATGGAAATCAGTTTATTACTATCTGGATAAACAAATCAaatcataaatacagacattggaaaatggcagaTCTAAAAATGTTATTgctaaaaaagacaaaagaacatcGCAGTGGAGGCGTGGAGTCTTGTCCTCACAAACAAGTGACCGTTGTGCCTGGCCGCACTCTCAGCAATGTGTCCGCTCACATAAGCCACATAGCAACGAAGCATCTGGATCCAGTGGGTTAAGTGTGACTATGGATATGCTTACTTTATATAAAATTTTGGTTAAAATACCAAATTATACATTATCTGAGTCATTAGTGCTCTAATTGCAACCAGTCAAGATTTGATTGCAAGGGGACCAATCCTAAAAATacggggggtagtgggggtaatGGGGAGCAGAAAATGGAGGAatgtcagaaaaaaaggaaaaaagaaaagaaaagaaaagaaaagaaaagaagaagaagaaaacaacaacaataacttttAATTTGATATTGTGTATTCTTGACTTATGCACCATTAGGCACTAAATTTGTACAAATCCCCCAAAGGAGGGTGAACCACCCTTCAAAAAActttttctatccattttctcCACATATATTGCTTGCATAATGCTATTGGCTCACACTATTGCATACTTtacaatgagggaaaaaaagaaaaaacagcataACCATCAATAAAATCCAAAGAGACTGACAGCCTTTTCTCATTTGCCTTagtttcctataaaaaaaaatcttttacgaAGAAAAGATTGGAGATATTCAAGTTGATTTTCTGTTAGTTTCCTTTGATCACCTAATTACTAGAGAAACTACATTTCCATTTCAAATATTGCTTGTTACATGATAATATAGAGATTGGTGCCCAAGTTATAACAAATTTAGTAAAGTTATCCCTACAAAAAGTTGaaaattcaatttttttctttttgccattAACAGACTATCGTCAATATTTGCAAATTTCCCTTAGCTTTCCAATGATATGAACAAATATTAAATTG
Protein-coding sequences here:
- the LOC138861359 gene encoding UBX domain-containing protein 7-like, which codes for MAVNMHMEGVHGATESSSASTGASASGAVPVIDGEDEVRAPIPQKQEILVEGPDEIAYSFRGRRRIARSVFDKFRDFEAETKRQEAELLASANEDGGEGSAGASTSSGGFAGRKKKKMKTLEELFRPPYDLMYGGTFQAARDSGVSSKRWLMVNIQNSSEFPCQVLNRDVWSNPAVKTIVKEHFVFWQVYHDSEEGQRFMMFYRVEEWPHVAVIDPRT